From Bacteroidales bacterium, one genomic window encodes:
- a CDS encoding chromate transporter: MIYLQLFWVFFIIGLFTFGGGYAMLSLIQSEVVIKHAWITAGKFTDIVAISQMTPGPVGINSATYVGYTVTGNVFGSLLATFAVVLPSFILVLTICHLYMKFKESNLFASLMKTLRPIVIGMIAAAAGILVTKENFFDWTSWVLFAGAFAACQWLKTNPIWVIIAGGVIGLIIY, translated from the coding sequence ATGATTTACCTGCAGCTGTTCTGGGTGTTTTTTATCATTGGACTCTTTACGTTTGGCGGAGGGTACGCAATGCTGTCACTGATTCAGAGTGAAGTGGTTATAAAGCATGCGTGGATAACCGCCGGGAAGTTTACTGATATCGTGGCAATATCCCAGATGACTCCGGGACCTGTCGGGATAAACAGCGCAACCTACGTTGGCTATACCGTAACGGGGAATGTATTTGGCTCACTGCTAGCCACTTTTGCGGTTGTGCTACCGTCATTCATTTTGGTGCTTACAATCTGTCACCTCTATATGAAGTTCAAAGAGAGCAACTTATTTGCCTCTCTAATGAAAACGCTGCGGCCTATCGTTATAGGCATGATTGCCGCCGCCGCAGGAATTTTAGTCACAAAAGAGAACTTCTTTGACTGGACCAGCTGGGTTCTTTTTGCCGGTGCCTTTGCCGCATGTCAATGGCTGAAAACCAACCCTATATGGGTTATCATTGCCGGCGGAGTTATAGGATTGATAATATATTAG
- a CDS encoding glycosyltransferase family 2 protein → MSVKINCFIPYTSKQQVIKTMESLKACPMVSKIILLDSVKEPMAKTAVIKKIAAHSDCDYTLIYTKETTLSIGYLSLERMVNVAKDSGAAMIYADHYSFLNGEKTAKPVIDYQFGSLRDDFDFGSVLFYKTSALKAAVKTMKTNYKFAGLYDLRLKVSQKGALVHINEFLYSEIEEDTRKSGQKIFDYVDPKNRAVQVEMEQACTDHLKKIGGYLSRRTKKVPFGKEKFEFEASVIIPVYNRVKTVRDAINSVLSQQTKFKYNVLIIDNHSNDGTKEAIDEFKNDKRVVHIIPDRNDLGIGGCWNLGIHNPKCGKFAIQLDSDDVYYSENSLQTIVDNFYKQNCGMFVGAYAMTNFKMEIIPPGIIDHKEYTQENGHNNALRINGFGAPRAFFTPFIRSINLPNTSYGEDYAVGLRICREYAIGRSFETLYCCRRWEGNSDASLSVEKTNKNNLYKDRIRTWELQARVAMNKKTGR, encoded by the coding sequence ATGAGCGTAAAAATCAATTGTTTTATTCCCTATACGTCTAAGCAACAGGTGATTAAAACTATGGAGAGCCTTAAGGCTTGTCCAATGGTGTCTAAGATTATCTTGCTTGACTCTGTTAAGGAACCTATGGCCAAGACAGCTGTTATTAAGAAGATTGCGGCGCATTCTGATTGTGATTACACTTTAATTTATACAAAGGAAACTACGTTAAGTATTGGTTATCTGAGTCTTGAGCGTATGGTGAATGTTGCAAAGGATTCCGGCGCGGCCATGATTTACGCGGATCATTATTCATTTTTGAATGGAGAGAAAACAGCAAAGCCGGTGATTGATTATCAGTTTGGCAGCTTGAGGGATGATTTTGATTTTGGGTCTGTATTGTTCTATAAGACAAGCGCTTTGAAGGCTGCTGTAAAGACCATGAAGACTAATTATAAGTTTGCGGGTCTGTATGACTTGCGGCTTAAGGTCTCTCAGAAGGGTGCTCTTGTTCATATTAATGAGTTCTTGTATTCTGAGATTGAGGAGGATACGCGCAAGAGCGGGCAGAAGATATTTGATTATGTTGACCCTAAGAACCGCGCTGTGCAGGTGGAGATGGAACAGGCTTGTACTGACCATCTTAAGAAGATTGGAGGGTACCTGTCGCGCCGCACCAAGAAGGTTCCGTTTGGCAAGGAGAAATTTGAGTTTGAGGCATCCGTTATCATTCCGGTTTACAACCGCGTAAAGACAGTCAGGGATGCCATCAATTCCGTTTTAAGCCAGCAGACCAAGTTTAAGTATAATGTGCTAATCATTGATAATCACTCTAATGATGGCACAAAGGAGGCTATTGACGAGTTTAAAAATGATAAGCGTGTTGTTCATATTATTCCCGACAGGAATGACCTTGGAATAGGCGGTTGCTGGAATCTTGGAATTCACAATCCTAAGTGCGGAAAGTTTGCAATTCAGCTCGATTCCGATGATGTTTATTATTCAGAAAATTCACTTCAAACAATAGTTGATAATTTTTACAAGCAGAATTGCGGAATGTTTGTCGGCGCCTATGCAATGACAAACTTTAAGATGGAGATAATTCCTCCTGGAATCATTGACCATAAAGAATACACTCAAGAGAATGGCCATAATAATGCGCTGAGGATTAATGGTTTTGGAGCGCCACGCGCTTTCTTTACTCCATTTATCCGCAGCATAAATCTTCCTAACACTAGTTACGGAGAAGACTACGCGGTTGGACTAAGAATCTGTCGCGAGTATGCAATTGGCCGCTCTTTTGAAACACTTTATTGCTGCCGCAGATGGGAGGGAAATTCTGATGCTTCACTGAGTGTTGAGAAGACAAATAAGAATAATTTGTACAAGGACAGAATCCGTACTTGGGAGTTGCAGGCACGCGTTGCAATGAATAAAAAGACAGGAAGATAG
- a CDS encoding OprO/OprP family phosphate-selective porin, with translation MKHIGAIKHFSTAISIFCITIVFIIATVSAASAQRDVTTLAQRDTIHPAVQQTAAAQQTTTPQQPTTLQKVLQSPYMPQFHGLLNARYEYEPRGGEKGESASSSSKPETEGISRFEIRHARVDMTGRVSPIFDYRIQVDFSDEGSIKPIDAYIHFTPFKGFELTAGQMRIPSTLDAHRSPATQFFANRSFIAKYGGLRDVGVMLGYTFSNTPFPIILQAGIYNGASFTEQKNWHVSLLHTFKAQFLVSKQWVFTCGIQDRKPDSVRFYMVDAGGYYQGERLHVETEYLYYHYAHNAFHDVNAVNAFANYDLPIKFCRLALLGGSSSNSGSANSDASKYLFKKISFLVRYDYMQDHSNGKVLATHSGTTATGTVGTQTLAITNYHRSRATYGITLSMGKPFTADLRLNYEDYFYRKNAVIPKGEQDKFVIELMLKF, from the coding sequence ATGAAGCATATAGGAGCAATTAAACACTTTTCAACTGCAATTTCTATTTTTTGTATCACGATAGTTTTTATTATCGCGACAGTTTCTGCAGCGTCTGCGCAGAGAGATGTTACTACATTGGCGCAGAGGGACACAATCCATCCCGCAGTGCAGCAGACAGCCGCAGCACAGCAGACAACCACACCGCAGCAGCCAACCACATTGCAGAAAGTTTTGCAGTCTCCGTATATGCCTCAGTTCCACGGACTTTTGAATGCAAGATATGAATATGAACCGCGCGGAGGAGAGAAGGGGGAAAGTGCTTCAAGCTCCTCAAAGCCTGAGACAGAGGGGATAAGCAGATTTGAAATCCGCCATGCCCGTGTTGATATGACCGGAAGAGTGAGTCCCATTTTTGATTATCGCATCCAAGTAGATTTTTCCGATGAAGGTTCTATAAAACCTATTGACGCATATATACATTTTACTCCGTTTAAAGGCTTTGAGCTGACAGCCGGCCAAATGAGAATCCCTTCAACTCTTGATGCTCACAGAAGTCCTGCTACTCAGTTCTTTGCAAACCGCTCCTTTATTGCAAAGTACGGCGGCTTAAGAGATGTTGGCGTAATGCTTGGGTACACTTTCAGCAACACCCCGTTCCCAATAATCTTGCAGGCAGGCATTTACAACGGTGCAAGTTTTACTGAACAAAAGAATTGGCACGTCTCTTTGCTGCATACATTTAAGGCTCAGTTCCTTGTAAGCAAGCAGTGGGTATTCACCTGCGGCATTCAAGACCGCAAGCCGGACTCTGTAAGATTTTACATGGTGGATGCCGGCGGATATTATCAGGGTGAGCGTCTGCATGTAGAGACAGAGTATCTGTATTATCACTACGCTCACAACGCTTTCCATGATGTCAATGCGGTTAATGCATTTGCCAATTATGATTTGCCAATCAAATTCTGCCGCTTGGCACTATTGGGCGGCTCCTCATCAAATAGCGGTTCGGCCAACTCCGATGCATCAAAATATCTTTTCAAAAAGATTTCATTCTTAGTGCGTTATGATTATATGCAAGACCACAGCAACGGCAAAGTGCTGGCCACACATTCCGGTACAACTGCAACAGGAACTGTCGGGACCCAAACACTTGCAATCACAAATTACCACAGAAGCAGAGCCACTTACGGCATCACGCTGAGCATGGGCAAGCCCTTCACCGCAGACTTGCGCCTTAATTACGAGGACTATTTCTACAGGAAAAATGCAGTCATTCCAAAAGGCGAGCAGGACAAATTTGTCATTGAGCTGATGCTCAAGTTCTGA